One region of Enterobacter ludwigii genomic DNA includes:
- the fbaB gene encoding class I fructose-bisphosphate aldolase encodes MTDIAQLLGKDADSLLQHRCMTIPADQLYLPGHDYVDRVMVDNNRPPAVLRNMQTLYNTGRLGGTGYLSILPVDQGVEHSAGASFAANPLYFDPKNIVELAIEAGCNCVASTYGVLASVSRRYAHRIPFLVKLNHNETLSYPTEYDQTLYASVEQAFNMGAVAVGATIYFGSEQSRRQIEEISAAFERAHELGLVTVLWAYLRNSAFKKDGVDYHVSADLTGQANHLAATIGADIVKQKMAENNGGYKAVNFGYTDDRVYSKLTSDNPIDLVRYQLANCYMGRAGLINSGGAAGGDTDLSDAVRTAVINKRAGGMGLILGRKAFKKSMADGVKLINAVQDVYLDSKVTIA; translated from the coding sequence ATGACTGATATTGCACAGTTGCTTGGCAAAGACGCCGACAGCCTTTTACAGCATCGTTGTATGACCATTCCAGCCGACCAGCTCTATCTGCCTGGTCACGACTACGTTGACCGCGTAATGGTTGATAACAACCGTCCGCCTGCGGTCCTGAGAAATATGCAGACGCTCTACAACACCGGGAGACTCGGCGGCACCGGGTATCTCTCTATCCTTCCGGTTGATCAGGGGGTTGAACATTCAGCCGGTGCATCTTTTGCGGCTAACCCGCTCTATTTCGATCCAAAGAACATTGTTGAGCTGGCGATTGAAGCGGGCTGTAACTGTGTGGCGTCGACCTATGGCGTGCTGGCATCCGTTTCACGTCGCTATGCCCACCGTATTCCATTCCTGGTGAAGCTGAACCACAACGAAACCCTCAGCTACCCGACAGAATATGACCAGACCCTCTACGCCAGCGTAGAGCAGGCGTTCAATATGGGCGCGGTAGCCGTCGGGGCGACCATCTACTTCGGTTCCGAGCAGTCGCGCCGCCAGATTGAAGAGATCTCTGCGGCCTTTGAACGCGCGCACGAGCTGGGGTTGGTGACGGTGCTGTGGGCGTACCTGCGTAACTCGGCGTTCAAAAAAGACGGCGTGGACTATCACGTGTCCGCTGACCTGACCGGCCAGGCGAACCACCTGGCGGCGACCATCGGCGCAGATATCGTGAAGCAGAAAATGGCCGAGAATAACGGCGGGTACAAAGCGGTAAACTTTGGTTACACCGATGACCGTGTCTATAGCAAGCTGACCAGCGATAACCCTATCGACCTGGTGCGCTACCAGCTGGCGAACTGCTATATGGGACGCGCGGGGCTTATCAACTCCGGTGGTGCTGCGGGCGGTGATACCGACCTGTCCGACGCGGTGCGTACGGCGGTGATTAACAAACGCGCGGGCGGCATGGGGCTGATCCTGGGCCGTAAGGCGTTTAAGAAATCAATGGCCGACGGCGTGAAGCTGATCAATGCCGTTCAGGATGTGTATCTGGACAGCAAAGTGACGATTGCCTGA